One segment of Meriones unguiculatus strain TT.TT164.6M chromosome X, Bangor_MerUng_6.1, whole genome shotgun sequence DNA contains the following:
- the Mageh1 gene encoding melanoma-associated antigen H1, with protein sequence MPRGRKSRRRRNAKAAEENRNNRRIQVSEASETPMAASVFPSTPEEHLSGPEEDTSTPEKASTTPEEASSTALVPKPVTRSSFQGTKKSLLMSILALIFIMGNSAKEALVWKVLGKLGMQPGRQHSIFGDPKKVVTEEFVRRGYLIYKPVPRSSPVEYEFFWGPRAHVESSKLKVMHFVARVRNRCSKDWPCNYDWDSDDDAEVEAILNSGARGYSTA encoded by the coding sequence ATGCCTCGGGGACGAAAGAGTCGGCGCCGCAGGAACGCAAAGGCAGCAGAAGAGAATCGCAACAATCGCAGGATCCAGGTCTCAGAGGCCTCTGAGACACCGATGGCGGCTTCTGTGTTCCCCAGCACACCGGAAGAACACCTGAGCGGCCCAGAGGAAGACACAAGCACTCCAGAGAAGGCCTCCACTACCCCTGAAGAAGCCTCGAGCACTGCACTAGTGCCAAAGCCTGTTACCCGGAGCAGTTTTCAGGGCACCAAGAAAAGTCTCCTAATGTCCATATTAGCCCTCATCTTCATCATGGGCAACAGCGCCAAGGAGGCCCTGGTGTGGAAAGTGCTGGGGAAGTTAGGGATGCAGCCTGGGAGGCAGCACAGCATCTTTGGAGATCCCAAGAAGGTCGTTACAGAGGAGTTTGTGCGCAGAGGGTATCTGATTTATAAGCCAGTGCCCCGCAGCAGTCCAGTGGAGTATGAGTTCTTCTGGGGCCCTCGAGCACACGTGGAATCCAGCAAGCTGAAAGTCATGCATTTTGTGGCAAGAGTTCGGAATCGATGCTCCAAAGACTGGCCATGTAACTATGACTGGGATTCAGATGATGATGCAGAGGTTGAGGCTATTCTCAATTCAGGTGCTAGGGGTTATTCTACTGCATAG